One Setaria italica strain Yugu1 chromosome II, Setaria_italica_v2.0, whole genome shotgun sequence DNA segment encodes these proteins:
- the LOC101766033 gene encoding luminal-binding protein 4 encodes MAGIGRAIRVFAWLLAAVALLFSGTARALLDHEDYEPRRHRSYPLGTVIAVDLGNTNSCVAGYGPGGHAESMFHRCIPSWIAFPDDGGVLVGDDARNYAAVNPQAAFSGFKRLLGQRTNPFFFLPIPSRVSRLYEGGFVQRVIENLPYKVVEKDVRPHIQMETKDGVVRHLSIEAMTATVFAKLKDMAEAHLGRKVQHAVFTLPQHYCTEAARDAVLDTGNYAGLHAVRILDEPIAAAVAYGLHGKLRDEGNVLVLHVGGGTAEASVLTFADGVFEFLGAHLEPFFGGDDFDRRVMDHFIGLVRDKYGRDISNDRAALRKLRAACEDAKKTLSGEDLALVNVESLVDGVDLSEPLTRAKFEELNHDLFPKVIELVDTAMSQAELGKEKRELIDEVILIGGSTMIPKVRELIKDYFEGKKELNTKLKPDEAVAFGATLLSHPSASGYPCMGVNNRHQIGGASDNCYAYGY; translated from the exons CGTCGTCATCGGTCCTACCCACTCGGGACGGTGATCGCCGTCGACCTGGGCAACACCAACTCCTGCGTCGCCGGCTACGGCCCCGGCGGCCACGCCGAGTCCATGTTCCATCGTTGCATCCCCTCCTGGATCGCCTTCCCCGACGACGGCGGGGTACTAGTCGGCGACGACGCCAGGAACTACGCCGCTGTCAACCCCCAAGCCGCCTTCTCCGGCTTCAAGCGCCTCCTCGGCCAGAG GACG aatccttttttttttcttccgatCCCAAGCAGAGTGAGCAGGCTGTACGAAGGAGGGTTCGTTCAGAGAGTCATCGAGAATCTGCCCTACAAGGTTGTGGAGAAGGACGTGAGACCTCACATCCAGATGGAGACCAAGGACGGGGTGGTCAGGCATCTCAGCATCGAGGCGATGACGGCCACGGTGTTCGCCAAGCTCAAGGACATGGCGGAGGCGCACCTCGGCCGCAAGGTCCAGCACGCCGTGTTCACTCTTCCGCAGCATTACTGCACTGAGGCGGCGAGGGACGCGGTGCTGGACACCGGCAATTACGCCGGCCTGCACGCCGTGAGGATACTCGACGAGCCCatcgcggccgccgtcgcctaCGGCCTCCACGGGAAGCTGCGCGACGAGGGGAACGTCCTCGTCCTGCACGTCGGCGGTGGCACGGCCGAAGCTAGCGTGCTGACGTTCGCGGATGGGGTCTTTGAGTTCTTGGGAGCGCACCTCGAGCCTTTCTTTGGAGGAGATGACTTTGATCGGAGGGTCATGGATCACTTCATCGGATTGGTCAGGGACAAGTATGGACGGGACATCAGCAACGACAGAGCTGCTCTCAGGAAGCTCAGGGCAGCATGTGAAGACGCCAAGAAGACATTGAGCGGTGAGGACCTTGCACTCGTGAACGTCGAATCGCTTGTTGATGGAGTGGATTTGTCGGAGCCGCTGACACGGGCCAAGTTTGAGGAACTGAACCATGATCTGTTCCCCAAAGTCATCGAGCTGGTGGATACGGCCATGTCGCAAGCTGAGctagggaaggagaagagggaATTGATCGATGAAGTCATTCTTATTGGTGGAAGCACCATGATCCCAAAGGTTAGAGAGCTCATCAAAGACTACTTCGAGGGGAAGAAGGAGCTGAATACAAAGCTGAAACCCGACGAAGCGGTTGCTTTTGGAGCCACTCTTCTTAGCCATCCTTCTGCAAGTGGTTATCCCTGTATGGGAGTCAACAACCGCCATCAGATTGGGGGGGCATCAGATAACTGTTATGCCTATGGCTACTAA
- the LOC101775193 gene encoding flavin-containing monooxygenase FMO GS-OX-like 8, translating to MMKKNKMHVRERMFGLVCHATGSGSKHMKRARAERERECLDSCATPLAASTWNEPGLRRDGRGALATTRHGVGVQNLALYACVSGRVAARIVPATTMVSTKTVCVVGAGVSGLISARELRREGHDVTVMEQSAGVGGQWLYDPGTDAGDPLGIAGVHSGVYASLRLNAPRDSMGFSDFPFYPRHDGTGDSRRYPCHGEFLRYIRHFCDAFGLMDAVRLNTKVLHVGMAARGDDGGVMRWTVRSAKQGEADQATVEVFDAVVVASGQYSQPKLPTINGMENWRRRQLHSHSYRVPDSFRGEVVVVVGCGESGKEIALELREVAREVHVSVKSMDDGAVVPGMRKAVSRHHNLHLHLQIECLCEDGRVMFADGSCVVADAVIYCTGYDLSFPFLDTGGLVTVDDNRVGPLYEHTFPPSLAPSLSFIGLPRTVAVPLFYEVQARWVAQVLSGRRSLPSPEEMMRSVEEYHRARETAGVPKRLSHAIFFDLEYCDEFGEKHCGFPRLPEWKKELLRAAVTRLCDDTETFRDDYHDSDLVLQGLRSEGWLKTEDNDGQDDDVIPEPEPLHPPPKICT from the exons atgatgaaaaaGAACAAAATGCATGTGAGAGAGAGAATGTTTGGACTCGTGTGCCACGCCACTGGCAGTGGCAGCAAGCACATGAAACGAGCccgggctgagagagagagagaatgttTAGACTCGTGTGCCACGCCACTGGCAGCAAGCACATGGAACGAGCCCGGGCTGAGGCGTGACGGGCGTGGCGCACTCGCGACCACTCGCCATGGCGTCGGAGTACAAAATCTTGCTCTATATGCCTGCGTGTCCGGCAGGGTCGCAGCTAGGATCGTCCCCGCGACGACGATGGTGTCGACTAAGACGGTGTGCgtggtcggcgccggcgtctCGGGCCTGATCTCCGCCCGCGAACTGCGCCGGGAGGGCCACGACGTGACGGTCATGGAGCAgagcgccggcgtcggcgggcaGTGGCTGTACGACCCGGGGACCGACGCCGGCGATCCCCTCGGCATCGCCGGCGTGCACAGCGGCGTCTACGCCTCTCTCCGGCTCAATGCGCCAAGGGATAGCATGGGCTTCTCCGACTTCCCCTTCTACCCCCGACACGACGGCACCGGCGACTCCCGGCGCTACCCCTGCCACGGCGAGTTCCTCAGGTACATCAGGCACTTCTGCGACGCGTTCGGGCTCATGGACGCCGTCAGGCTCAACACCAAGGTCCTGCACGTCGGCATGGCGGcccgcggcgacgacggcggcgtcatGCGGTGGACGGTGAGGAGCGCCAAACAAGGTGAGGCTGATCAGGCAACGGTGGAGGTGttcgacgccgtcgtcgtcgcctccggccagtACTCCCAGCCAAAGCTCCCAACCATCAACGGCATGGAGAattggaggaggcggcagctGCATTCCCACTCGTACCGCGTCCCCGACTCCTTCCGCGgcgaggtcgtcgtcgtcgtcggctgcGGCGAGAGCGGCAAGGAGATCGCGTTGGAGCTCCGCGAGGTGGCGAGGGAGGTGCACGTCAGCGTCAAGTCCATGGACGACGGCGCCGTCGTCCCCGGCATGAGGAAAGCTGTGTCCAGGCACCACAACCTTCACCTGCACCTCCAG ATCGAGTGCTTGTGCGAGGATGGGCGGGTAATGTTCGCCGACGGATCGTGtgtcgtcgccgacgccgtcaTCTACTGCACTGG GTACGACTTGTCGTTCCCGTTCCTGGACACGGGCGGGCTCGTCACCGTCGACGACAACCGCGTGGGCCCGCTGTACGAGCACACCTTCCCGCCGTCTCTGGCGCCGTCGCTCTCCTTCATCGGCCTGCCCAGGACGGTGGCCGTGCCGCTGTTCTACGAGGTGCAGGCGAGGTGGGTGGCGCAGGTGCTATCCGGCCGGAGATcgctgccgtcgccggaggAGATGATGCGCTCCGTCGAGGAGTACCACCGCGCCAGGGAGACCGCCGGCGTGCCCAAGCGCCTCTCGCATGCCATCTTCTTCGACTTGGAGTACTGCGACGAGTTCGGGGAGAAGCACTGCGGCTTCCCGCGGCTGCCGGAGTGGAAGAAGGAGCTCCTCCGGGCGGCCGTCACACGCTTGTGCGACGACACGGAGACGTTCCGTGACGACTACCACGACAGCGACCTTGTCCTGCAAGGCCTGCGCTCGGAGGGCTGGCTTAAGACCGAGGACAACGATGGCCAAGACGACGACGTCATACCAGAGCCAGAGCCACTACACCCACCGCCAAAGATCTGCACATGA